In the genome of Aspergillus luchuensis IFO 4308 DNA, chromosome 2, nearly complete sequence, one region contains:
- a CDS encoding uncharacterized protein (COG:S;~EggNog:ENOG410PGFP;~InterPro:IPR003131,IPR011333;~PFAM:PF02214;~go_process: GO:0051260 - protein homooligomerization [Evidence IEA]) encodes MSSDVGRPTLSQTPSNGEPKCTLPLEKVFSIQIGTELFRLSGASIASDAPSYFSRFFEEQLRLNGDISNVRTLYIDRDPTTFKEIARHLQGYHIQPKDGPQFVKFFADAQFYSLPRLISQLFESEIFVRIGGHNFQIPRDIFSSPGDSPNFFTLGFAAFFASPLEVFPGLDRQGLLRPPAITPPSVPSRSGEVFAQLLHLLRGYPLDIRNEAHRAELLRDCRYFHLRGLEQQLIPHHISFNPIRKRDEIVIRLEDVRRSGIDVEDIALPPGHTQADTMSAALVTYSRPFVDDKKYDLILEIGDESTILDITSRRPTFLGTTKARVSSLLQVIAGKKGDQNRPAGQKESAPEDRLWASLSMDTDVTVDGEREYFPDILRDSMSGSESLSEEPSRKRKRVEEASINRPWIVRNGQWRLCMQPRAKGDGMDIVMIAVKLEVYTLQRTRNKQRKFLSS; translated from the exons ATGTCGAGTGACGTTGGCCGACCGACGCTAAGCCAAACTCCCAGTAATGGGGAGCCCAAATGCACCCTTCCTTTGGAGAAGGTGTTCTCCATTCAGATAGGAACTGAGCTCTTTCGTCTCTCGGGAGCTTCAATTGCTTCCGATG CTCCGTCATACTTTTCCCGCTTCTTCGAGGAGCAGCTTCGCCTGAACGGAGATATCTCCAACGTCAGGACCCTGTATATCGATCGGGATCCCACCACATTCAAGGAGATTGCCAGGCATCTGCAAG GCTACCATATACAGCCTAAAGATGGGCCGCAGTTCGTCAAGTTTTTCGCGGATGCCCAATTCTATAGCC TTCCTCGTTTGATCTCCCAACTCTTCGAGTCGGAGATCTTCGTCCGAATTGGCGGTCACAACTTCCAGATTCCTCGCGATATCTTCTCTAGCCCAGGGGATTCGCCGAATTTCTTCACATTGGGATTtgccgccttcttcgcctcgcCACTGGAAGTATTTCCCGGGCTGGACCGTCAGGGTCTCCTGCGACCTCCAGCAATCACCCCACCCAGCGTCCCCAGCCGCTCGGGCGAGGTCTTTGCAcagctcctccatctccttcgcGGGTACCCTCTGGATATTCGAAACGAAGCGCATCGTGCAGAGCTCCTGCGGGACTGCCGCTACTTTCATCTGCGCGGTCTAGAGCAACAGCTCATACCGCACCATATCAGCTTCAATCCCATCCGCAAACGGGATGAGATTGTCATTCGACTCGAGGACGTCCGTCGGTCAGGCATCGACGTAGAAGACATCGCTCTTCCTCCCGGTCACACTCAGGCCGACACCATGTCGGCAGCCCTGGTTACTTACTCTCGCCCGTTTGTCGATGATAAGAAGTACGATCTCATCCTCGAGATAGGGGACGAAAGCACCATCCTCGACATCACCAGCAGACGTCCCACCTTTCTGGGCACCACGAAAGCCCGCGTGAGCAGCCTTCTGCAGGTGAtagcggggaagaagggcgacCAGAACCGCCCAGCGGGCCAAAAAGAGAGTGCGCCGGAAGACCGTCTATGGGCCTCTCTCTCAATGGATACCGACGTGACCGTCGACGGAGAAAGGGAGTACTTCCCTGACATTCTCCGGGACAGCATGTCCGGCTCGGAGAGTCTGTCAGAGGAGCCGTCGaggaagcgcaagcgcgTTGAAGAGGCGTCCATTAATCGTCCGTGGATTGTCCGCAACGGACAGTGGCGGCTGTGCATGCAACCGAGAGCCAAgggagatgggatggatattGTCATGATTGCGGTGAAGTTGGAGGTGTATACGTTGCAGCGGACGCGGAATAAGCAGAGGAAgttcctctcctcctga
- a CDS encoding rRNA (cytosine-C5-)-methyltransferase RCM1 (COG:D;~EggNog:ENOG410PGKU;~InterPro:IPR023267,IPR001678,IPR029063;~PFAM:PF01189;~go_function: GO:0008168 - methyltransferase activity [Evidence IEA];~go_process: GO:0001510 - RNA methylation [Evidence IEA]), whose translation MSLYYDAVSILTAPSTTGGSFKSRIYNARNIKSAPAQIYALIIEASKWDILLKEVIEAAGILKLEPKLTPLLSLLLVHDLLLAKSGLAAKSTHPLRQTIERHKTRLRGEFTKARVRRGCATIPALKDAIAREKLALQGAAGISTAIYPRWVRVNNIRTTLEKQLSTTFAGYEQVSSLAELTLPKRMVLDPHVPDLIAVAPGAEFTSSPAYKNGEIILQDKASCFPAYLLVGDEDEGWDDGGGLLDGCAAPGNKTTHMASLLAKQQHKHNKETGTYHIFSMDQSPIRAKTLQKMVSTAGADTMVTVLPGQDFLALDPTDPRFENVSGLLLDPSCSGSGIIGRDDVPKLTLPESTTASSSTGKKRKRRANDEDDSREGKKSPTTTTTESPSATDENDVPVTGMTEERLIKLSNLQTRIVEHALSFPAATRVTYSTCSIHLLENEAVVSRILASEVAKTRGWRVLRRDEQPVGMRKWVHRGVREARGGTAGGGGVGEGVEVTLSDEELEGCLRCWPGDEEGTGGFFVAGFVRDEDVAGESKKEQNEDEVDEKGEEDEEGEDEWEGFSD comes from the exons atGTCCCTCTACTACGACGccgtctccatcctcacggccccctccaccaccggcgGCTCCTTCAAATCCCGCATCTACAACGCCCGCAACATCAAGTCCGCCCCAGCGCAAATCTACGCCCTCATCATCGAAGCCTCGAAATGGGATATTCTCCTCAAGGAAGTAATAGAAGCAGCGGGGATACTCAAACTTGAGCCGAAg ctcacccccctcctctccctcctcctcgtgcacgacctcctcctcgccaaaTCTGGCCTCgccgccaaatccacccaccccctaCGCCAAACCATCGAGCGACACAAGACCCGTCTCCGCGGAGAATTCACCAAAGCGCGAGTGCGACGCGGATGCGCCACGATCCCGGCGTTGAAAGATGCCATCGCGAGGGAGAAGCTCGCTCTTCAAGGCGCAGCAGGCATCTCCACCGCAATCTACCCGCGCTGGGTGCGAGTGAACAACATCCGCACGACGCTGGAGAAACAGCTCTCCACCACGTTCGCAGGCTACGAACAGGTCTCGTCACTAGCGGAGCTAACCCTCCCGAAGAGAATGGTTCTCGACCCCCATGTCCCGGATCTCATTGCCGTTGCGCCAGGAGCGGAGTTCACGTCGTCGCCGGCGTACAAGAACGGGGAGATCATCTTGCAAGATAAGGCAAGTTGCTTTCCTGCGTATTTGcttgttggagatgaggatgaggggtgggatgatggtggtggattgtTGGATGGGTGTGCTGCGCCGGGGAATAAGACCACGCATATGGCCTCGTTGTTGGCGAAGCAGCAACATAAACATAACAAGGAAACTGGGACCTACCACATCTTCTCAATGGACCAATCTCCCATCCGAGCTAAAACCCTCCAGAAGATGGTCTCCACCGCCGGCGCAGACACCATGGTGACCGTCCTCCCAGGACAGGATTTCCTCGCGCTGGATCCAACTGATCCCCGCTTCGAAAACGTCTCAGGCCTACTCCTCGATCCCAGCTGCTCCGGAAGTGGGATCATCGGCCGCGACGACGTGCCTAAGCTTACACTCCCTGAGTCTACCactgcctcttcttcaacaggGAAAAAGCGCAAGCGTCGCGCcaacgacgaggacgacAGCCGCGAAGGAAAGAAatctcccaccaccaccacgacagAGTCCCCCTCGGCGACAGACGAAAACGACGTTCCGGTAACCGGGATGACGGAGGAGCGCCTCATCAAGCTATCGAACCTGCAGACGCGGATTGTAGAGCACGCGCTGAGTTTCCCTGCCGCGACGAGGGTGACGTATAGTACGTGCTCGATCCATTTGTTGGAGAATGAGGCGGTGGTTTCGAGGATTTTGGCCTCGGAGGTGGCGAAGACGCGTGGATGGAGGGTGCTCAGGAGGGATGAGCAGCCTGTTGGGATGAGGAAGTGGGTGCATAGGGGGGTTAGGGAGGCGAGAGGGGGTaccgctggtggtggtggtgttggtgaagGGGTTGAGGTGACGCTgtcggatgaggagttggaggggtGTTTGCGGTGTTGGCcgggggatgaggaggggacTGGGGGGTTCTTTGTTGCTGGGTTTgtgagggatgaggatgtaGCTGGGGAGAGTaagaaggagcagaatgaggatgaggtggatgagaagggggaagaggatgaagaaggggaagacgaGTGGGAAGGATTCTCGGATTGA
- a CDS encoding GNAT family N-acetyltransferase (COG:S;~EggNog:ENOG410PTGX;~InterPro:IPR016181,IPR039143,IPR000182;~PFAM:PF13444,PF13508,PF13673,PF00583;~go_function: GO:0004343 - glucosamine 6-phosphate N-acetyltransferase activity [Evidence IEA];~go_function: GO:0008080 - N-acetyltransferase activity [Evidence IEA];~go_process: GO:0006048 - UDP-N-acetylglucosamine biosynthetic process [Evidence IEA]), whose translation MSTTTKQPTFTTILIPPPGPSPNPPLTVPPPTTTLTTPTDPLTTALLIRRDVFIHEQNCTPDGEIDSDDPRSWQWVVYAQHQDAETTPTPVAVIRLVPPPHAPHEILTHPETASSLPKWDLKSEPYVKLTRVAVVKEWRGYGLGRVLVDEALKWAAQNPGEIQRAFRDVAGVEGEWKGLVLVHAQVQVEGMYKRLGFETDEALGRWDEEGIEHVGMWRRVSVGSS comes from the coding sequence ATGTCTACAACCACCAAACAACCAACATTCACCACAATCCTCATCCCACCCCCCGGcccctcccccaatccaCCACTCACCGTccccccaccaacaaccaccctcaccacccccacggACCCCCTAACCACggccctcctcatccgccgGGACGTCTTCATCCATGAACAGAACTGCACGCCGGACGGTGAAATCGACTCGGACGATCCGCGCAGCTGGCAATGGGTAGTCTACGCACAGCACCAAGACGCTGAAACCACCCCCACGCCCGTGGCCGTTATCCGTCTCGTGCCACCACCCCACGCACCGCACGAGATCCTCACGCACCCTGAAACAGCATCGAGTCTCCCCAAATGGGATCTGAAAAGCGAGCCGTATGTGAAACTGACAcgggtggcggtggtgaaggagtGGAGGGGGTATGGGCTGGGAcgggtgttggtggatgaggcgcTAAAATGGGCGGCGCAGAACCCGGGGGAGATTCAACGGGCGTTTAGGGATGTTGCTGGGGTCGAGGGGGAGTGGaaggggttggtgttggtgcatGCGCAGGTGCAGGTGGAGGGGATGTATAAGAGGTTGGGGTTTGAGACGGATGAGGCgttggggaggtgggatgaggaagggatTGAGCAtgtggggatgtggaggagagtGTCTGTTGGGTCTTCTTAG
- a CDS encoding FYVE zinc finger domain-containing protein (COG:S;~EggNog:ENOG410QECQ;~InterPro:IPR011011,IPR017455,IPR000306,IPR013083;~PFAM:PF01363;~go_function: GO:0046872 - metal ion binding [Evidence IEA]) produces MATHVVTATTTAPAFTGKQISVYGHPSPVNSAETSPANNSPTSPRYQHLPLQSKQLRPLKGPLYVPAALRPTERPQKASSPPTPPRSVHGSHASLDSLNEGEVGAPVTRRSTMESYNSGPAVSKLAEDEWMKNEHLGEVTGLPTRDHWKADSASPNCDSPTCRSSFGLFLRRHHCRHCGHVFCSSHTPHVVPLDQNARFHPDGVPSRACDLCWSAYQRWEESRTERLSKIQSLLDAQSRASDSDNEEYNTASDRSDISPDENAKPALTGVLAQSTEIAASVPRGWNWSTF; encoded by the exons ATGGCTACCCACGTTGTGACTGCGACTACTACTGCCCCTGCTTTTACTGGCAAGCAAATCTCCGTCTACGGCCATCCCTCTCCTGTCAACTCGGCCGAGACCTCTCCCGCAAATAACTCTCCTACCTCTCCTCGCTATCAGCACTTGCCGCTTCAGTCGAAGCAACTTCGTCCCCTCAAGGGCCCTCTCTACGTTCCTGCTGCCTTGCGCCCGACTGAGCGTCCCCAGAaggcctcttctcccccgacTCCTCCCCGCAGCGTTCACGGTTCTCACGCTTCTCTCGACAGCCTGAACGAGGGCGAAGTTGGTGCACCTGTTACTCGTCGTTCGACCATGGAGAGCTACAACAGCGGTCCTGCTGTCAGCAAGCTGGCagaggatgaatggatgaagAATGAGCACCTGGGTGAGGTCACTGGTCTTCCCACTCGTGATCATTGGAAA GCGGACTCTGCTTCCCCCAACTGCGACTCTCCCACCTGCCGCTCCTCTTTCGGTCTCTTCCTTCGCCGCCACCACTGTCGCCATTGCGGCCATGTCTTCTGCTCTTCCCACACTCCTCATGTCGTCCCGCTCGATCAGAATGCTCGCTTCCACCCCGATGGAGTTCCCTCCCGTGCATGCGACCTCTGCTGGAGCGCCTACCAGCGCTGGGAGGAATCTCGCACGGAGCGTCTGAGCAAGATCCAGAGCCTGCTCGATGCTCAAAGCAGAGCCTCCGACAGTGACAATGAAGAATACAATACCGCCTCCGACCGCTCGGATATCTCGCCGGACGAGAATGCGAAGCCCGCCCTGACCGGAGTGTTGGCCCAGAGCACCGAGATCGCTGCCAGCGTCCCTCGTGGCTGGAACTGGAGcactttttaa